In the genome of bacterium SCSIO 12827, the window ACGACGTGAAGACCGTGGCGACGACAAGAAACGCGAACGCGACGATCAGGCATCCGTCGATCCCCGCCCATTGATAAGAGATACCGGACAGCAGTGTTCCCAACAGACGCCCGGTGGCGTTTGCGCCGTAGTAGAAGCCGACATTCAGGGTCACGCCATCGTTTTCCGACAATGCCAGGATCAGGTAGGAATGCACGGCGGAATTCACGGCGAACGCGATCCCGAACAGAGCCAGTCCGGCGATCAAAGCGACCCCAGGATCAACGCCGAGGCTCAATGCCGCGATGATCATCACGACGGTCAGGGCGAGCAGGACCAGCCAGATCCTTGCGGCGCGGACTTCGGCGCTCAACCCGTCGAGGGAGCGCGACGTCAGTTTCGGTGCCACCGCCTGCACGAAACCATAACCGATCACCCAGGCGGCCATGAATGTGCCGACCTGATTGAAGGTCCAACCCAGTTGATCGTATAGGAATACGGGCACGCCGACGACGAACCACACGTCGCGCGCACCGAACAGGAACACCCGCGCCGCCGACAGCAAGTTGATCTCCCGCGACTTGGAGAAAATTTCGGTGAACTTGGCTTTCTTCTTGGCCTTGCCCATGCCTTTTTCGACGGCCAGGGCGGCGCTTGCCAGGATGACCGTCAGGAACCCGGCCATCAGCCACAAACCGCCCTGGAACCCGGCGACAGACAGCAGCAGGGCGCCGATGAAAAAGCCCAAGCCCTTGATGGCGTTCTTGGATCCCGTCAACAGGGCGACCCAGCGGTAGAGCCCGCCGGTTCCGGTCTCCGGCACGACGAATTTGAGCGCGCTTTTAGAGCTCATCTTCGTCAGATCCTTGGCGACGCCGGACAGGCCCTGGACCACCAGAACGAACAGCACGGACAGTTCCTTCGGCCAAGCAGGATCGAGCGCGGAGAGGGCGAGCAGGGCGACGATCTGAAGCAACAGGCCACCGGTCAGGGTCAGTTTCAAGCCGAACCTTGACGCCACCCAGCCGCCGCCGGCGTTGGTGATGATGCCCATCAGCTCATACGCAAGGAACAGCACCGCCAGTTCGAACGGGGTGTAGCCCAACCGGTGGAAGTGCAGGAGCACGAGCATGCGCAAGGCACCGTCGGTGAGCATGAAGCCCCAATAGGCGGCGGTCACGACGGCGTATTTTCGAACGTCCAACATCGCTTGATGCTCCAAGGCAGGACGGGTCAATTGATTGACCGCGCCACCTTCTCCGTCAGGTCGTACAGGCGGTGGGCATAACCCATTTCGTTGTCGTACCAGGCGATGATCTTCACCTGGGTGCCGTCCGTGACCATGGTCGACGGCGCGTCGATGATCGACGAATGGGTATCGCTTTTGAAGTCGCTGGACACTAGGGGCCGGTCCTCGACATCAAGGATGCCCATGAGCGGCCCATCGGCGGCCCGGCGCAGAAGGCCGTTGATCTCTTCCACTGTCGTCTTGCGCGCGACCTCAAACACGCAGTCCGTGATGGAGGCGTTGAGCAGCGGCACCCGCACGGCGATGCCGTCCAACTTGCCTTTCAATTCCGGAAAAATCATGGTGATCGCCGTCGCCGATCCGGTCGACGTCGGGATCAGGTTGGCCAGGGCCGAACGGGCCCGGCGCATGTCCTTCATGGGCTTGTCGATTACCGTCTGCGTGTTGGTCACGTCGTGAATGGTGGTGATCATGCCATGGGCGATGCCGATGCCTTCGTGGATGACCTTGACCACGGGGGCCAAGCAATTGGTGGTGCAGGATGCCGCGGTCACAAGGTCGTGGACCTGTGGGTCGTATAGGTCGTCATTGACGCCCATGA includes:
- the arsJ gene encoding organoarsenical effux MFS transporter ArsJ; its protein translation is MLDVRKYAVVTAAYWGFMLTDGALRMLVLLHFHRLGYTPFELAVLFLAYELMGIITNAGGGWVASRFGLKLTLTGGLLLQIVALLALSALDPAWPKELSVLFVLVVQGLSGVAKDLTKMSSKSALKFVVPETGTGGLYRWVALLTGSKNAIKGLGFFIGALLLSVAGFQGGLWLMAGFLTVILASAALAVEKGMGKAKKKAKFTEIFSKSREINLLSAARVFLFGARDVWFVVGVPVFLYDQLGWTFNQVGTFMAAWVIGYGFVQAVAPKLTSRSLDGLSAEVRAARIWLVLLALTVVMIIAALSLGVDPGVALIAGLALFGIAFAVNSAVHSYLILALSENDGVTLNVGFYYGANATGRLLGTLLSGISYQWAGIDGCLIVAFAFLVVATVFTSFLSDKRALHTA
- a CDS encoding ArsJ-associated glyceraldehyde-3-phosphate dehydrogenase — protein: MTVRVAINGFGRMGRLALRAAWGFDPAKPASLQGPGGAWGRGDIDIVHINEPGGTAEMAAHLMAFDSVHGRWPVATRADGADAFILGDRRLGYSSTSKPAEIDWADLGVDLVLECSGKFKTRDALAPYYAAGVKKVVVSAPVKGDALNIVMGVNDDLYDPQVHDLVTAASCTTNCLAPVVKVIHEGIGIAHGMITTIHDVTNTQTVIDKPMKDMRRARSALANLIPTSTGSATAITMIFPELKGKLDGIAVRVPLLNASITDCVFEVARKTTVEEINGLLRRAADGPLMGILDVEDRPLVSSDFKSDTHSSIIDAPSTMVTDGTQVKIIAWYDNEMGYAHRLYDLTEKVARSIN